The proteins below come from a single Miscanthus floridulus cultivar M001 chromosome 1, ASM1932011v1, whole genome shotgun sequence genomic window:
- the LOC136506436 gene encoding uncharacterized protein → MALNERLNKFKQQQERCQNILSSIFPSQASISTPKLVPGIQPVSAPLAPVKPLHPIKFSNDTERLQHINSVRKSAVGVQIKLVIELLYKTRQSFTAKQVNEATYVDIHGNKAVFDSLRNNPKVLFDGTRFSYKPKHVLTGRDELLGLIKKHEFGLPVEDIKDAYPSVLEDLQALKASGDVWWLSSANSQGDMAYFNDPKYKITVDNDLKELFQKTELPRDMLDIEKELKKSGEKPMTNTTKRRALAQILDAAPKTKPKGSKKKQRRLTGKSKGITNIHMPELFDA, encoded by the exons ATGGCTCTGAATGAACGTCTGAACAAATTTAAACAGCAGCAAGAGAGGTGCCAGAATATTCTATCTAGCATTTTTCCAAGCCAAGCTTCTATTTCAACGCCAAAACTTGTTCCAGGGATTCAACCAGTCAGTGCCCCATTGGCTCCTGTAAAACCACTGCATCCTATTAAATTCTCAAATGATACGGAAAGGCTACAGCACATCAATTCAGTAAGGAAGTCTGCTGTGGGAGTACAGATCAAGTTAGTGATTGAACTGCTTTATAAG ACAAGGCAATCATTTACAGCAAAGCAAGTAAACGAAGCTACCTATGTTGATATTCATGGCAACAAGGCTGTATTTGACAGCTTAAGGAATAATCCCAAAGTTTTATTTGATGGGACTCGTTTCTCTTACAAG CCAAAGCATGTTTTGACAGGAAGAGATGAATTGCTTGGTTTGATCAAGAAGCATGAGTTTGGCCTTCCTGTTGAGGACATCAAAGATGCTTATCCATCTGTATTGGAAGATTTGCAG GCTCTGAAAGCATCAGGTGATGTCTGGTGGCTATCAAGCGCCAACTCCCAGGGAGACATGGCGTACTTTAATGACCCTAAATATAAGATCACGGTCGACAATGACCTGAAGGAGCTATTCCAGAAGACAGAGCTGCCACGGGACATGCTGGACATTGAGAAGGAGCTAAAGAAGAGTGGCGAGAAGCCAATGACCAACACGACCAAGCGGCGCGCATTAGCCCAGATCCTTGACGCTGCACCCAAGACCAAGCCTAAGGGCAGCAAGAAGAAGCAGCGTCGCCTCACGGGGAAAAGCAAGGGGATAACGAACATACATATGCCGGAACTGTTCGACGCTTGA